In Lacerta agilis isolate rLacAgi1 chromosome 8, rLacAgi1.pri, whole genome shotgun sequence, one genomic interval encodes:
- the LOC117051856 gene encoding cytochrome P450 2G1-like, with translation MELAESLLALLVVCFSALVLLSAWSQMAQRRQLPPGPTPLPILGNLLDLKTHDMLTSFKKLRDQYGPVFTVHLGPRRVVVLYGYKAIKEALVDHAEEFSSRGYLATVDDFVQGFGIAFANGERWKQLRRFTLSTLRNFGMGKRSIEERIQEESQFLLEEFRKTGGSPFDPTFFLSRSVSNVICSIVFGRRFDYEDKDFLSLLAKINENFVLMSNTWGQLYEMFPWIMRFLPGPHKKMFRNLDDIYDFVAERVKVNEASLDPENPRDFIDCFLIQMKKESKNPLSEFHLKTMIMTVLNLFVAGTETVSSTLRFGFLILLKYPEVQEKVIQEIDDVIGRDCVPAVEKRAQMPYTDAVIHEIQRFSDVIPTNLPHALTRTVQLRGYTLPKGTDVIPLLTSVLKDPECFSDPENFNPAHFLDKDGRFKKNDAFMPFSAGKRICAGESLARMELFVFLTSILQHFTLMSPDNPKDIDLTATANGFANIPPAYQLCTVPR, from the exons ATGGAGCTGGCAGaaagcctcttggccttgctggtgGTTTGCTTTTCGGCCTTGGTCCTCCTCTCAGCATGGAGCCAAATGGCTCAGAGAAGGCAGCTACCCCCGGGGCCTACGCCCCTCCCGATCCTGGGCAACTTGCTGGACCTGAAGACCCATGACATGCTCACGTCGTTCAAGAAG CTACGAGACCAGTATGGACCAGTGTTCACAGTTCACTTGGGCCCCCGAAGGGTGGTCGTCTTGTATGGATACAAGGCCATCAAGGAAGCCCTGGTGGACCATGCCGAAGAGTTCAGTAGTAGAGGGTACTTGGCCACAGTGGACGACTTCGTTCAGGGTTTCG GGATTGCTTTTGCCAACGGGGAACGCTGGAAGCAACTCCGTCGGTTCACACTCAGCACCTTGCGGAATTTTGGAATGGGGAAAAGGTCCATCGAAGAGCGAATCCAGGAGGAGTCCCAGTTCCTGTTGGAGGAATTCAGAAAAACTGGCG GTTCCCCTTTTGACCCCACGTTCTTCCTAAGCCGGTCTGTTTCCAACGTCATCTGCTCCATTGTTTTCGGTCGGCGCTTTGACTACGAAGACAAGGACTTCCTCTCATTGCTGGCCAAGATCAATGAGAATTTTGTGCTGATGAGCAACACCTGGGGCCAG CTGTACGAGATGTTTCCATGGATCATGAGGTTCCTGCCAGGGCCCCACAAGAAGATGTTCCGGAACTTGGATGACATCTACGACTTCGTGGCCGAGAGGGTCAAGGTGAACGAAGCGTCGCTTGACCCCGAGAACCCCCGGGATTTTATCGACTGCTTCCTTATTCAAATgaaaaag gAGAGCAAAAACCCTCTGAGCGAGTTTCATCTCAAAACAATGATCATGACTGTCCTCAACCTGTTCGTTGCTGGGACTGAGACCGTGAGCTCCACACTCCGTTTCGGATTCCTGATTCTGCTGAAATATCCAGAGGTGCAAG AAAAAGTTATCCAAGAGATCGATGATGTGATCGGGAGGGACTGCGTGCCAGCGGTGGAGAAGCGGGCCCAAATGCCATACACGGATGCGGTGATCCACGAGATCCAGAGGTTTAGCGACGTCATCCCCACCAACCTGCCCCACGCCCTGACCCGGACGGTACAGCTCCGGGGCTACACGCTGCCTAAG GGCACAGATGTCATTCCCTTGCTCACCTCTGTGCTGAAAGACCCCGAATGCTTCAGTGACCCCGAGAACTTCAACCCAGCCCACTTCTTGGACAAAGACGGTCGCTTTAAGAAAAACGATGCCTTCATGCCCTTCTCCGCAG GGAAAAGGATCTGTGCCGGGGAAAGCCTAGCGCGCATGGAGCTCTTTGTCTTCCTGACTTCCATCCTGCAACATTTCACGCTCATGTCCCCCGACAACCCCAAGGACATTGACCTCACAGCCACAGCCAACGGTTTCGCAAACATCCCACCCGCCTACCAGCTCTGCACTGTTCCACGCTGA